A region from the Desulfomarina profundi genome encodes:
- a CDS encoding HEAT repeat domain-containing protein — protein sequence MVDLNPQHMIDEVKDNIKTGDALKTRLVLEQIEHVDEKTKKTLIYLLSRAELDFSIPLFLYLLTEKVEVADEMPIIRETFLSQLLAYPEKLLEFLASPDIGDKTELIKVVGELKFEEATPILLDMVAESEDEAQILLIIETLGQIGDPEAINTLTDYLYAANRELIMAAVQSLGQVGTPTAMHRLAERMGTDNEIDFLILSIFSEVQDQISLEKLNDTIRSKYAHMRTYAKQKLVEIGPKSVPYLIENLLHDDPDFLIHTLNVLGEIADESAIVPIRKLLSNEPKSANVRFAAYEALALLPLKKGAYTLTAGLTDVEDHVCVAAARAIDRNFSPILGAGIKNLLRGPEEEARHIAKIIVNAQVDNVFMNLADDEIFQELALIYLPHTHKDIREHYHKLLLDAGKNEFARKLVGEDEAGVRPKVVAVDDSRMILNIYKATLHELGYDPILFEFPASALEWLETEKPLMVLTDLNMPAITGVQLTEKIREKYSAKLLPIIMVTTQNEAQDNEAAYAAGVNSILHKPFNAKTLGAAMEDALKQ from the coding sequence ATAAAAACCGGGGATGCGCTGAAGACAAGGCTTGTTCTGGAGCAGATTGAGCATGTCGATGAAAAGACAAAGAAAACGCTGATCTATCTTCTTTCCAGGGCCGAGTTGGATTTTTCAATCCCCCTCTTTCTCTACCTGTTGACTGAAAAGGTGGAGGTTGCCGATGAAATGCCCATTATCCGGGAAACTTTTCTCAGCCAACTTCTGGCCTATCCGGAAAAGCTGCTCGAATTTCTGGCTTCTCCGGATATAGGGGATAAGACTGAGCTGATCAAGGTGGTGGGGGAACTCAAGTTCGAAGAGGCGACTCCGATCCTTCTGGACATGGTTGCGGAATCGGAAGATGAGGCCCAGATCCTGCTGATTATAGAGACGTTGGGTCAGATCGGTGATCCCGAGGCCATCAACACACTGACCGACTATCTCTATGCCGCCAACCGTGAACTGATAATGGCGGCTGTGCAGTCTCTCGGCCAGGTGGGAACCCCTACGGCCATGCACCGGCTGGCTGAACGGATGGGAACGGACAATGAGATAGATTTTCTGATTCTCTCCATCTTTTCTGAAGTGCAGGACCAGATTTCTCTTGAAAAGCTCAATGACACCATCCGCTCCAAATATGCCCATATGCGGACCTATGCCAAGCAGAAACTGGTGGAGATCGGACCGAAATCAGTGCCGTACCTGATAGAGAATCTGCTCCACGATGACCCGGATTTTCTCATTCATACCTTGAATGTGCTGGGGGAAATCGCCGATGAGTCCGCCATTGTTCCCATAAGAAAACTGCTCTCCAATGAACCGAAGAGCGCCAATGTGCGTTTTGCCGCCTACGAGGCCCTGGCACTTCTTCCTCTCAAGAAAGGTGCCTATACCCTGACTGCTGGTTTAACGGATGTGGAGGACCATGTCTGTGTGGCGGCGGCCAGGGCCATTGACCGGAATTTTTCACCGATCCTCGGGGCGGGTATTAAAAACCTGTTGCGGGGACCGGAAGAGGAGGCCCGGCATATAGCAAAAATCATTGTCAATGCCCAGGTGGACAATGTCTTTATGAACCTGGCAGACGACGAGATCTTTCAGGAACTGGCGCTGATTTATCTGCCCCATACCCATAAGGATATCCGGGAGCATTACCACAAGCTGCTGCTGGATGCCGGGAAAAATGAATTCGCCAGAAAACTGGTGGGTGAAGATGAGGCCGGAGTCAGGCCGAAGGTCGTGGCTGTTGATGATTCCAGGATGATCCTCAATATTTACAAGGCCACCCTCCATGAACTGGGGTACGATCCCATTCTTTTCGAGTTTCCGGCATCAGCCCTGGAATGGCTGGAGACGGAAAAACCATTGATGGTGCTGACCGATCTGAACATGCCGGCAATTACCGGAGTACAGCTGACTGAAAAGATCAGGGAAAAATACTCTGCGAAGCTCCTGCCGATTATTATGGTAACTACCCAGAATGAGGCGCAGGATAATGAGGCCGCTTACGCGGCTGGAGTCAATTCCATCCTCCACAAGCCATTCAATGCCAAGACTCTCGGTGCGGCTATGGAAGATGCATTGAAGCAATAA
- a CDS encoding histidinol-phosphatase, with amino-acid sequence MTTNHPEKKLPLDYKTDRHVHTSFCGHATGEMEEYVLAAIEQNLDGLVFLEHMEEEISAAHCTWLSEDDFDLFFKEGRRLQEKYRGRIEIGLGVECGYNPAAAQQLLSRLKSRQWAEIGISCHFVKMKDSKEHLNLFSRKKESVEKMALYEREEILTLYFESLLEAVQTLPGTILCHLDAAMRFLPDIHPTHNQMDRIEHLLDRVKEQGMALELNTSGMTIRGEQFPARTILEMAVSRKIPLVLGSDSHRPKTVGAHFNTMKNLIASMHLP; translated from the coding sequence ATGACAACAAACCATCCTGAGAAGAAACTCCCACTGGATTATAAAACTGATCGTCATGTTCACACTTCTTTTTGCGGCCACGCGACCGGAGAGATGGAAGAGTATGTCCTGGCGGCCATCGAGCAGAACCTCGACGGCCTGGTCTTTCTCGAACACATGGAAGAGGAGATCAGCGCTGCGCATTGCACCTGGCTGTCTGAAGACGATTTTGACCTCTTTTTCAAGGAAGGCAGACGACTGCAGGAAAAATACAGGGGACGAATTGAAATCGGCTTGGGAGTGGAATGCGGGTATAACCCCGCCGCCGCGCAACAGCTGCTCTCACGTCTAAAGAGCCGCCAGTGGGCCGAAATCGGCATTTCCTGTCATTTCGTGAAAATGAAAGACAGTAAAGAACACCTGAATCTGTTCAGTCGCAAGAAAGAGAGTGTTGAAAAGATGGCCCTGTACGAAAGAGAAGAAATCCTGACTCTCTATTTCGAATCTCTTCTTGAAGCAGTTCAAACCCTGCCCGGCACAATACTCTGCCACCTGGACGCTGCAATGAGGTTCCTGCCTGATATCCACCCCACCCACAACCAGATGGACAGAATAGAACACCTGCTTGACAGGGTGAAGGAACAGGGCATGGCCCTGGAACTGAATACATCCGGGATGACCATCAGGGGAGAACAGTTTCCTGCCCGCACGATTCTGGAAATGGCAGTTTCCAGGAAAATACCGCTGGTTCTCGGCTCGGACTCCCACAGGCCGAAAACAGTGGGAGCCCATTTCAATACAATGAAGAACCTTATTGCTTCAATGCATCTTCCATAG
- a CDS encoding YkgJ family cysteine cluster protein has translation MTEKKSAKEKTIFGKEKNPSSIEPKKLSLDSYLKFRCHPGVKCFTACCGGIKIVLTPYDILKLTQRLEIPAHEFLQKYTQPTYLEKTDMPGVMIKLREDDNKCPFVTPDGCTVYSDRPTACRYYPVGMADFHEGGSRDSDGNENTSAEEKFFFIVREDHCKGFEEDKEWTIREWRADQGVDVRDEMNKEWLRLVMRRKSFGIQASLSEQAKRMFFMASTDLATFRKFIFESTFLEIYELDEETLKKIKEDDVELMLFSFKYLAATLFGAKGLKMRPEKVKEKVEQMKKRQDEAVIQSVKEYEELKTEIKKAKADTGVVEKK, from the coding sequence ATGACAGAGAAGAAAAGTGCAAAGGAGAAGACTATTTTCGGCAAGGAAAAGAACCCCTCCTCGATTGAACCCAAGAAACTGAGCCTGGACAGCTACTTGAAATTCCGCTGTCATCCGGGTGTAAAATGCTTTACGGCATGTTGCGGCGGCATCAAGATCGTGCTGACCCCTTACGACATCCTGAAACTGACACAACGGCTCGAAATTCCGGCCCATGAATTTCTGCAGAAATATACCCAGCCGACCTATCTGGAAAAAACCGATATGCCCGGAGTAATGATTAAACTGCGGGAAGATGATAATAAATGTCCCTTTGTCACTCCGGACGGTTGCACGGTCTATTCGGACAGGCCCACCGCCTGCAGATATTATCCTGTGGGAATGGCTGACTTTCATGAAGGCGGCAGTCGGGACAGTGACGGCAACGAAAATACATCAGCTGAAGAGAAATTTTTCTTCATTGTCCGTGAGGACCATTGCAAGGGTTTTGAAGAGGATAAAGAATGGACCATACGGGAGTGGCGTGCCGACCAGGGCGTTGATGTTCGTGATGAAATGAACAAGGAGTGGCTGCGGTTGGTGATGCGGCGAAAATCTTTCGGTATCCAGGCGAGTCTCTCGGAGCAGGCAAAGCGCATGTTCTTTATGGCCTCAACCGACCTTGCAACTTTCAGGAAGTTTATTTTCGAGAGCACCTTCCTTGAAATTTATGAACTGGACGAAGAGACCCTCAAAAAAATTAAGGAAGATGACGTGGAACTCATGCTCTTTTCCTTTAAATATCTGGCTGCAACGCTTTTCGGCGCCAAGGGGTTGAAGATGCGCCCTGAAAAAGTAAAAGAGAAGGTGGAGCAGATGAAGAAACGCCAGGATGAGGCTGTAATACAGTCTGTAAAGGAATACGAAGAGCTGAAGACAGAAATAAAAAAGGCTAAGGCTGATACCGGAGTAGTTGAAAAGAAGTAA